A section of the Streptomyces xinghaiensis S187 genome encodes:
- a CDS encoding sensor histidine kinase — translation MVLLVLALIPSLALAALWGVSTAQLALDWRLQARHAALAERGITLTGDLAAALREERRLTAEILADPETSPTALRQQRERTDKAVRAFRSGTGSGTAGLHGELRDALARAREELRVLPEVREDVDDRISTQPVVFGSFTLMIDSALKFTDALGNTDNGAVSVRAQPLTDLMWANETLAREDAVLTRGWAAGHLDKTERSDLVEWIGAQQYLFEDRIASRLPETEAAFHHDTTLMDAWHTKTVVEQTLLQVPLTEPEDLPREAGRWREAMEELQPRLQELTGRLAADFNRANADSVWDLMVRMVAASAIGLGAVVVVIALTLWLTGSLRQRILALRDEAARLETELPAVVERLQRGEDIDVDAEVREVPHGDDELGRLGQALNLARRSAVETAVRETEQHRGFERLLQRIARRTQLLIGLQLKKLDEMERRHEDPEVLEGLFDLDHLAARLRRYEENLVILGGGQPQRRWRRPVPVLDVLRSALGEVQDYRRIQIEVQGRPWLSERAVGPVAHIVAELMENATAFSKPPNPVEARAGLVGRGLVVEIEDRGLGMEPEEYDRLNAMMAEPPRMDMMSRADDARLGLYVVARLAAGLALTLEFRPSVFGGTRVIVMIPAELVADAPEPDTGADADAAPRSDADADADGGGAPAAAAGKPLPAARGTAERGEPAAAPAAPAAPSADLPRRSRGQAAAAVAGGRTGTQDGGSRAPDDRTGADGAGLNGAGGGTRPLPRRVRQASLTPELRNPPRRPGTDEDASPHAHPAPERSGATVGAFQRQSRITRGPASEQDIPPADVSTPQPGGTAREDRE, via the coding sequence ATGGTTCTCCTCGTGCTGGCCCTCATACCCAGCCTGGCGCTGGCCGCCCTCTGGGGGGTCAGCACCGCGCAACTCGCCCTGGACTGGCGGCTGCAGGCCCGTCACGCCGCTCTGGCCGAACGCGGCATCACCCTGACCGGGGACCTGGCCGCCGCGCTCCGGGAGGAACGGCGGCTGACCGCCGAGATCCTGGCCGATCCCGAGACCTCCCCCACCGCCCTGAGGCAGCAGCGCGAGCGGACCGACAAGGCGGTGCGGGCCTTCCGCTCGGGAACCGGCAGCGGCACCGCCGGCCTGCACGGGGAGCTCCGCGACGCCCTGGCCCGGGCCCGGGAGGAGCTCCGGGTCCTCCCGGAGGTCCGGGAGGACGTGGACGACCGGATCAGCACCCAGCCCGTGGTCTTCGGGTCCTTCACCCTGATGATCGACAGCGCTCTGAAGTTCACCGACGCCCTGGGCAACACCGACAACGGCGCGGTCAGCGTCAGGGCTCAGCCGCTGACCGACCTCATGTGGGCCAACGAGACGCTCGCCCGCGAGGACGCGGTGCTCACCCGCGGCTGGGCCGCGGGCCACCTCGACAAGACGGAGCGCTCCGACCTCGTCGAGTGGATCGGCGCCCAGCAGTACCTCTTCGAGGACCGCATCGCGTCGCGGCTGCCCGAGACCGAGGCCGCGTTCCACCACGACACGACCCTCATGGACGCCTGGCACACCAAGACCGTGGTGGAGCAGACCCTGCTGCAGGTTCCCCTCACCGAGCCCGAGGACCTGCCCCGCGAGGCAGGCCGGTGGCGGGAGGCCATGGAGGAGCTGCAGCCCCGGCTCCAGGAGCTGACCGGCAGACTGGCCGCCGACTTCAACCGGGCCAACGCGGATTCGGTGTGGGACCTGATGGTGCGCATGGTGGCCGCCAGCGCCATCGGGCTGGGCGCGGTCGTCGTCGTCATCGCGCTCACCCTGTGGCTCACCGGCTCCCTGCGGCAGCGGATCCTCGCGCTGCGCGACGAGGCGGCCCGGCTGGAGACGGAGCTGCCGGCCGTCGTGGAGCGGCTCCAGCGCGGCGAGGACATCGACGTCGACGCGGAGGTGCGGGAGGTCCCGCACGGCGACGACGAGCTGGGCCGGCTCGGCCAGGCGCTGAACCTCGCCCGCCGCAGCGCCGTCGAGACCGCCGTGCGGGAGACCGAGCAGCACCGCGGCTTCGAACGGCTGCTCCAGCGCATCGCCCGCCGCACCCAGCTGCTCATCGGCCTCCAGCTGAAGAAGCTCGACGAGATGGAGCGCCGCCACGAGGACCCGGAGGTACTGGAAGGACTGTTCGACCTCGATCACCTGGCGGCCCGGCTGCGCCGCTACGAGGAGAACCTCGTCATCCTCGGCGGCGGCCAGCCGCAGCGGCGCTGGCGCCGGCCCGTTCCGGTGCTGGACGTGCTGCGGTCCGCGCTGGGCGAGGTGCAGGACTACCGCCGCATCCAGATCGAGGTGCAGGGCAGGCCGTGGCTGTCCGAGCGCGCGGTCGGTCCGGTGGCGCACATCGTGGCCGAGCTGATGGAGAACGCCACCGCCTTCTCCAAGCCGCCCAACCCCGTGGAGGCGCGGGCCGGCCTGGTCGGCCGGGGCCTGGTGGTGGAGATCGAGGACCGCGGGCTGGGCATGGAGCCGGAGGAGTACGACCGGCTCAACGCGATGATGGCCGAACCGCCGCGGATGGACATGATGTCCCGGGCCGACGATGCCCGGCTGGGCCTGTACGTGGTGGCGCGGCTGGCGGCCGGGCTCGCGCTGACGCTGGAGTTCCGGCCGTCCGTGTTCGGCGGCACCCGGGTGATCGTCATGATCCCGGCCGAACTGGTCGCCGACGCCCCGGAGCCGGACACCGGCGCGGACGCGGACGCGGCCCCGCGCTCCGACGCGGACGCGGACGCGGACGGCGGCGGGGCCCCCGCGGCCGCGGCCGGGAAGCCCCTGCCCGCGGCCCGCGGGACCGCGGAGCGCGGGGAGCCCGCCGCCGCGCCCGCCGCGCCGGCCGCGCCGTCGGCGGACCTGCCGCGCCGCTCCCGCGGACAGGCCGCGGCGGCCGTCGCCGGCGGCCGTACCGGCACACAGGACGGCGGGAGCCGCGCGCCGGACGACCGGACCGGCGCGGACGGCGCCGGCCTGAACGGCGCCGGCGGCGGCACGAGGCCGCTGCCCCGCCGGGTCCGCCAGGCCAGCCTCACCCCCGAACTCCGGAATCCGCCGCGGCGGCCCGGCACCGACGAGGACGCGTCCCCCCACGCGCATCCGGCACCCGAGCGCTCCGGCGCGACGGTGGGCGCGTTCCAGCGCCAGTCCCGCATCACCCGCGGGCCGGCCTCCGAGCAGGACATCCCCCCGGCCGACGTCAGCACGCCCCAACCCGGCGGAACAGCAAGGGAAGACCGAGAATGA
- a CDS encoding roadblock/LC7 domain-containing protein, with product MTQRTTATDRDLDWLLDGLVEQVAGTLHAVILSDDGMVVSQSGTIERTDAERLAAVATGQQSLARGIDELFNGGAVRQIIVELADLWLFIISAGKGTHLAVVASQEVDAEVMSVAMYTLVQQVGRKLGTEPRGDSSSADGGRSG from the coding sequence ATGACACAGCGCACCACGGCAACCGACCGGGATCTCGACTGGCTGCTCGACGGTCTGGTGGAACAGGTGGCGGGGACCCTGCACGCCGTCATCCTGTCCGACGACGGCATGGTCGTCAGCCAGTCCGGGACCATCGAACGGACGGACGCCGAACGGCTGGCCGCCGTGGCCACCGGCCAGCAGAGCCTGGCCCGGGGCATCGACGAGCTCTTCAACGGCGGGGCGGTGCGCCAGATCATCGTGGAGCTGGCGGACCTGTGGCTCTTCATCATCTCCGCGGGCAAGGGCACCCATCTCGCGGTGGTGGCCTCCCAGGAGGTCGACGCCGAGGTCATGTCGGTCGCGATGTACACCCTGGTCCAGCAGGTCGGCAGGAAACTCGGCACCGAGCCGCGCGGCGACTCCTCCTCCGCCGACGGAGGTAGGTCTGGTTGA
- a CDS encoding DUF742 domain-containing protein: MSHWTDGLEPDDTDGALVRPYTITRGRTVPERDDLTLITMVVTRYPDQPPARGLEPEHRAILERCRVPAAVAEIAAALDLPVSVTKILIGDLIAQDRVTARPPVPAAQAGLNTTLLQAVRDGLEQL, encoded by the coding sequence TTGAGCCACTGGACGGACGGGCTGGAACCGGACGACACCGACGGGGCCCTGGTCCGGCCGTACACGATCACCCGCGGCCGCACGGTTCCGGAGCGGGACGACCTCACGCTGATCACCATGGTCGTCACCAGGTACCCGGACCAGCCCCCCGCCCGCGGGCTGGAGCCCGAGCACCGCGCCATTCTGGAGCGGTGCCGGGTGCCGGCCGCGGTGGCGGAGATCGCGGCGGCGCTCGATCTGCCGGTCTCCGTGACCAAGATCCTCATCGGGGATCTGATCGCGCAGGACAGGGTGACGGCACGGCCGCCGGTGCCGGCCGCGCAAGCCGGACTGAACACGACTCTTCTGCAGGCGGTGAGGGATGGGCTCGAACAACTCTGA
- a CDS encoding GTP-binding protein: protein MGSNNSDHGAGPGRDRPAPAAVKFLVAGGFGVGKTTLVGAVSEVAPVRTEEYLTQASAGVDVIEGLADKSTTTVALDFGRITISAELVVYLFGTPGQERFWFMWNDLVNGALGAIVLVDTRRLEVSFASIDFFENRGVPFVVGVNCFHGHCDRTEEEVRHALDLDPAVPLLLGDARRPEVGRDLMLALVDLLMSLAPPDGAPAGRGAGVG, encoded by the coding sequence ATGGGCTCGAACAACTCTGACCACGGAGCCGGACCGGGGCGTGACCGGCCGGCTCCGGCGGCCGTCAAGTTCCTCGTCGCCGGCGGCTTCGGGGTGGGCAAGACGACACTGGTCGGAGCGGTCAGCGAGGTGGCCCCGGTGCGGACCGAGGAGTATCTGACGCAGGCCAGCGCCGGGGTCGACGTCATCGAAGGGCTGGCGGACAAGAGCACCACCACGGTGGCGCTGGACTTCGGCCGGATCACCATCAGTGCCGAACTGGTGGTCTATCTGTTCGGCACGCCGGGCCAGGAGCGCTTCTGGTTCATGTGGAACGACCTCGTCAACGGCGCGCTGGGGGCGATCGTCCTGGTCGACACCCGGCGGCTGGAGGTGAGCTTCGCCTCGATCGACTTCTTCGAGAACCGGGGCGTCCCGTTCGTGGTGGGCGTCAACTGCTTCCACGGGCACTGCGACCGGACGGAGGAGGAGGTCCGGCACGCCCTCGACCTGGACCCGGCGGTCCCGCTGCTGCTGGGCGACGCGCGGCGGCCGGAGGTGGGACGGGACCTGATGCTCGCCCTGGTCGATCTGCTGATGTCGCTGGCCCCGCCGGACGGTGCGCCGGCGGGCCGGGGCGCCGGCGTGGGCTGA
- a CDS encoding acyl-CoA dehydrogenase family protein encodes MSAPSARPSVSEREAREVAEAAREQEWRSPSFAKELFLGRFRPDLVHPGPAPDAGDERRGEAFLARLRAFLTTRVDGALIEREARIPDDVIRGLKELGALGMKIDTRYGGLGLTHVYYHRALALTGSVSPAIAALLSAHQSIGVPQPLKIFGTPEQKDAFLPRCARTDLSAFLLTEPDVGSDPARLATAAVPDGDGYLLDGVKLWTTNGVIADLLVVMARVPAGDGHRGGITAFVVEAASEGITVEQRNAFMGLRGLENGVTRFHRVRVPAAHRIGAEGSGLRIALTTLNTGRLSLPAICAGAGKWSLKIAREWSAVREQWGRPVGRHEAVGAKISFIAATTFALEAMVELAGRMADEGRTDIRIEAALAKLYGSEMAWRIADELVQIRGGRGYETAASLAARGERAVPAEQMLRDLRINRIFEGSTEIMHLLIAREAVDAHLSVAGDLIDPDVPLSGKARAGARAGGFYARWLPGLLTGPGQRPGSYQEFHPAGHPDLARHLRWAERSSRRLARATFYAMSRWQGRLESRQCFLGRIVDIGAELFAVSAACARAEQLRREDGHGREAYQLADAFCRQARVRTEELFRRLWTNTDDPDREVTAGVLGGVYTWLEEGVLDPSGDGPWIAGADPGPSRRENVHRTIR; translated from the coding sequence ATGTCCGCACCGTCCGCCCGTCCCTCCGTCTCCGAACGCGAAGCGCGCGAGGTGGCCGAGGCCGCCCGCGAACAGGAGTGGCGCAGTCCGAGCTTCGCCAAGGAGCTCTTCCTCGGCCGGTTCCGGCCGGACCTGGTCCACCCGGGCCCCGCCCCCGACGCCGGAGACGAACGGCGCGGGGAGGCGTTCCTCGCCCGGCTCCGCGCGTTCCTCACCACCCGGGTCGACGGCGCCCTGATCGAACGAGAGGCGCGCATCCCCGACGACGTCATCCGCGGTCTGAAGGAGCTCGGCGCGCTCGGCATGAAGATCGACACCCGGTACGGCGGCCTCGGGCTCACACACGTGTACTACCACCGGGCCCTCGCTCTCACCGGCTCCGTCAGCCCCGCGATCGCGGCCCTGCTCTCCGCGCACCAGTCGATCGGCGTGCCCCAGCCGCTGAAGATCTTCGGCACCCCGGAGCAGAAGGACGCCTTCCTGCCGCGCTGCGCCCGCACCGACCTCTCCGCCTTCCTCCTCACCGAACCCGACGTCGGCTCCGACCCGGCCCGCCTGGCGACCGCCGCCGTGCCCGACGGCGACGGCTACCTCCTCGACGGGGTGAAGCTCTGGACCACCAACGGCGTCATCGCGGATCTGCTCGTCGTCATGGCCCGCGTGCCGGCCGGGGACGGCCACCGGGGCGGCATCACCGCCTTCGTCGTGGAGGCCGCCTCCGAGGGCATCACCGTCGAACAACGCAACGCCTTCATGGGGCTCCGCGGCCTGGAGAACGGCGTCACCCGCTTCCACCGGGTCCGCGTCCCCGCGGCCCACCGCATCGGTGCGGAGGGCTCCGGCCTGCGCATCGCCCTCACCACCCTCAACACCGGCCGGCTCTCCCTCCCCGCCATCTGCGCCGGTGCCGGGAAATGGAGCCTGAAGATCGCCCGCGAGTGGTCGGCCGTCCGCGAGCAGTGGGGACGCCCGGTCGGGCGGCACGAGGCCGTCGGAGCCAAGATCTCCTTCATCGCCGCCACCACCTTCGCCCTGGAGGCGATGGTCGAACTCGCCGGGCGGATGGCCGACGAGGGCCGCACGGACATCCGGATCGAGGCCGCGCTCGCCAAGCTCTACGGCAGCGAGATGGCCTGGCGCATCGCCGACGAACTCGTGCAGATCCGCGGCGGCCGCGGTTACGAGACCGCCGCCTCCCTCGCCGCCCGCGGCGAACGCGCCGTCCCCGCCGAGCAGATGCTGCGCGATCTGCGCATCAACCGGATCTTCGAGGGCTCGACGGAGATCATGCATCTGCTGATCGCCCGCGAGGCCGTGGACGCGCATCTGTCGGTGGCCGGCGACCTCATCGACCCGGACGTCCCCCTGTCCGGCAAGGCCCGCGCCGGTGCCCGGGCCGGCGGCTTCTACGCCCGGTGGCTGCCCGGACTGCTCACCGGCCCGGGCCAACGGCCCGGCTCCTACCAGGAGTTCCACCCGGCGGGGCACCCGGATCTCGCCCGCCACCTGCGCTGGGCCGAACGCTCCTCCCGCCGGCTCGCCCGCGCCACCTTCTACGCCATGTCCCGGTGGCAGGGACGGCTGGAGAGCCGGCAGTGCTTCCTCGGCCGGATCGTGGACATCGGCGCGGAGCTGTTCGCCGTGAGCGCGGCCTGCGCCCGGGCGGAGCAGCTGCGCCGCGAGGACGGCCACGGCCGGGAGGCGTACCAGCTGGCCGACGCCTTCTGCCGGCAGGCACGCGTCCGCACCGAGGAACTCTTCCGCCGGCTGTGGACCAACACCGACGACCCGGACCGCGAGGTCACCGCGGGCGTCCTGGGCGGGGTGTACACCTGGCTGGAGGAGGGCGTCCTCGATCCCAGCGGCGACGGGCCCTGGATCGCCGGCGCGGATCCGGGCCCCTCGCGCCGGGAGAACGTCCACCGCACCATCCGCTGA
- a CDS encoding LacI family DNA-binding transcriptional regulator, translating to MVTLAEVARHAGVSASTVSYVLSGKRSISATTRDRVERSIEELGYHPNAGARALASSRSNIIALMMPLRTDMYVPVMMEIALAVATTARTHGYDVLLLTGEEGPAAVRRVAGSGLADAMILMDVELLDARLPLVREAGRPTVLIGLPADTTGLTCVDLDFAATGALCAEHLAELGHREIAVIGEAAAVYERHTGFAERTVEGLRRRARELGLRTLHRPCEGGYASLAGTLARIFGERPGTTGLVVQNEHAIDPLLSLLREQGRAVPEDVSVVAVCPEQVALQASVRLTSVAIPAQEMGRRAVELVMEKLEGRGRPRSTLLPPELTVRASSGPPPARG from the coding sequence ATGGTCACACTCGCCGAGGTCGCCCGGCACGCCGGGGTCTCCGCCAGCACGGTGAGTTATGTCCTCAGCGGCAAGCGCTCGATCTCCGCCACCACCCGCGACCGGGTCGAACGCAGCATCGAGGAGCTCGGCTACCACCCCAACGCGGGCGCCCGCGCGCTGGCGAGCAGCCGTTCGAACATCATCGCCCTGATGATGCCGCTGCGGACCGACATGTACGTCCCCGTGATGATGGAGATCGCCCTCGCGGTCGCCACCACCGCCCGCACCCACGGCTACGACGTCCTGCTGCTGACCGGCGAGGAGGGCCCGGCCGCCGTACGCCGGGTGGCGGGCAGCGGCCTGGCGGACGCCATGATCCTGATGGACGTCGAACTGCTCGACGCCCGCCTGCCGCTGGTGCGTGAGGCCGGCCGGCCCACGGTGCTCATCGGGCTGCCCGCCGACACCACCGGACTGACCTGCGTGGACCTGGACTTCGCCGCGACCGGCGCGCTCTGCGCCGAGCATCTGGCGGAGCTCGGGCACCGGGAGATCGCCGTGATCGGCGAGGCCGCGGCCGTCTACGAACGGCACACCGGCTTCGCCGAGCGGACGGTGGAAGGGCTCCGCCGCCGCGCCCGCGAGCTGGGGCTGCGCACCCTGCACCGCCCCTGCGAGGGCGGTTACGCCTCGCTGGCCGGCACCCTCGCCCGGATCTTCGGTGAACGCCCGGGCACCACCGGTCTCGTGGTGCAGAACGAGCACGCGATCGACCCGCTGCTCAGCCTGTTGCGGGAGCAGGGGCGGGCGGTGCCGGAGGACGTCTCGGTGGTGGCCGTCTGCCCGGAGCAGGTCGCCCTGCAGGCGTCCGTGCGGCTCACCTCGGTCGCCATCCCCGCCCAGGAGATGGGGCGCCGGGCTGTCGAGCTCGTCATGGAGAAGCTGGAGGGACGCGGCCGCCCCCGGTCCACCCTGCTGCCCCCCGAACTCACCGTGCGCGCCAGCTCCGGACCGCCTCCCGCCCGGGGCTGA
- a CDS encoding TIM-barrel domain-containing protein produces the protein MNPSPQPVSLAQSSPTAGTFRESGGALEWSGRRETVRLEPWGPDAIRVRARLGGPVLTDLPGALREAPPEAPASSVKPGDDRGLLVNGTLTAEVTAEGMVRFLRTDTGEELLAEERAHFWWPGPRLYTATGNGYHRLEQRFRAYDGERLYGLGQHQHGLLDQKGAVIDLVQRNAEVTIPLLTSDRGYTLLWNNPAVGRVELAANGTRWVADSARQIDYWITAGDPAAAQRRYTAVTGRTPMLPEWAAGFWQCKLRYRTQEELLEVARAYKRRGLPLAAIVCDFFHWTHLGDWKFDPAEWPDPAAMVRELRELGIEPVVSVWPSVSPLSENHHTMEQRGYFIGTEYGPPVHADWPDKGVAEPVQVSFYDATHPDARAFVWERIRENYLRPYGIRAFWLDACEPELKPHFAAGLRYHAGPGAEVGNLYPRENARGFHEGLLAEGEPEGITLNRSAWAGSQAYGAALWSGDIGTDFATLRRQVTAGLQVALSGIPWWNTDIGGFHGGAPEDPDYREVLVRWFQFGALSPLMRLHGFRAPGMPLGPGMTGGPNELWSYGPEAAEVLASYLRLRERIRPYVLAQMRTAHEEGLPPMRPLFLEFPGDPAAWSVGDAYLFGPDLLVAPVLTAGAVERTVHLPAGPRWTDVWTGEEYTGGAPVTVPAPLERLPLFLREGAELARETVTGG, from the coding sequence GTGAACCCGTCACCGCAGCCCGTCTCGCTCGCCCAGTCCTCCCCCACGGCCGGCACCTTCCGCGAGAGCGGTGGCGCCCTGGAGTGGTCGGGCCGGCGCGAGACCGTACGGCTGGAACCCTGGGGCCCGGACGCGATCCGGGTCCGCGCCCGGCTCGGCGGCCCGGTCCTCACGGATCTCCCGGGCGCGCTGCGGGAGGCCCCGCCGGAGGCGCCCGCGTCGTCCGTCAAACCCGGCGACGACCGCGGACTGCTCGTCAACGGCACGCTGACCGCCGAGGTCACCGCCGAGGGAATGGTCCGCTTCCTCCGCACCGACACCGGTGAGGAACTGCTGGCCGAGGAGCGGGCGCACTTCTGGTGGCCGGGGCCGCGCCTCTACACCGCCACCGGCAACGGCTACCACCGGCTCGAACAGCGCTTCCGCGCCTACGACGGCGAACGGCTGTACGGGCTCGGGCAGCACCAGCACGGCCTGCTCGACCAGAAGGGCGCCGTCATCGACCTGGTGCAGCGCAACGCCGAGGTCACCATCCCGCTGCTCACCTCCGACCGCGGCTACACCCTGCTCTGGAACAACCCCGCCGTCGGCCGGGTCGAACTCGCCGCGAACGGCACCCGCTGGGTCGCCGACAGCGCCCGCCAGATCGACTACTGGATCACCGCCGGCGACCCGGCCGCCGCCCAGCGCCGCTACACGGCGGTGACCGGCCGGACCCCGATGCTGCCGGAGTGGGCGGCCGGCTTCTGGCAGTGCAAGCTGCGCTACCGCACCCAGGAGGAACTGCTGGAGGTCGCCCGCGCGTACAAGCGGCGCGGGCTGCCGTTGGCCGCCATCGTCTGCGACTTCTTCCACTGGACGCACCTGGGCGACTGGAAGTTCGACCCGGCCGAATGGCCCGACCCGGCGGCGATGGTCCGGGAACTGCGCGAACTGGGGATCGAACCGGTGGTGTCGGTCTGGCCCTCGGTCTCGCCGCTGAGCGAGAACCACCACACGATGGAGCAGCGCGGCTACTTCATCGGCACGGAGTACGGTCCGCCCGTCCACGCCGACTGGCCGGACAAGGGGGTCGCCGAACCGGTCCAGGTCTCCTTCTACGACGCCACCCACCCGGACGCCCGCGCCTTCGTCTGGGAGCGGATACGGGAGAACTACCTGCGCCCGTACGGGATCCGCGCCTTCTGGCTGGACGCCTGCGAACCGGAGCTCAAGCCCCACTTCGCCGCGGGCCTGCGCTACCACGCCGGGCCGGGCGCGGAGGTCGGCAACCTCTACCCGCGGGAGAACGCCCGCGGCTTTCACGAGGGGCTGCTGGCCGAGGGCGAGCCGGAGGGCATCACCCTCAACCGCTCGGCCTGGGCCGGCAGCCAGGCGTACGGCGCGGCCCTGTGGTCGGGCGACATCGGCACGGACTTCGCCACGCTGCGCCGGCAGGTCACGGCGGGCCTGCAGGTGGCGCTCTCCGGCATCCCCTGGTGGAACACCGACATCGGCGGCTTCCACGGCGGCGCCCCGGAGGACCCGGACTACCGCGAAGTGCTCGTCCGCTGGTTCCAGTTCGGCGCCCTGTCCCCGCTGATGCGGCTGCACGGCTTCCGCGCCCCGGGCATGCCGCTCGGCCCCGGCATGACGGGCGGCCCCAACGAGCTCTGGTCGTACGGCCCCGAGGCCGCGGAGGTGCTCGCCTCGTATCTGCGGCTGCGGGAGCGGATCCGGCCGTACGTCCTCGCCCAGATGCGCACCGCCCACGAGGAGGGCCTGCCGCCCATGCGGCCGCTCTTCCTGGAGTTCCCCGGGGACCCGGCCGCCTGGTCGGTGGGGGACGCCTATCTGTTCGGGCCGGACCTGCTGGTGGCGCCGGTGCTCACGGCGGGGGCGGTCGAACGGACGGTCCACCTGCCCGCGGGCCCGCGCTGGACGGACGTCTGGACGGGCGAGGAGTACACCGGGGGCGCCCCGGTGACGGTGCCCGCCCCGCTGGAGCGCCTCCCGCTCTTCCTCCGCGAGGGCGCGGAGCTGGCCCGGGAGACGGTGACGGGCGGCTGA
- a CDS encoding long-chain-fatty-acid--CoA ligase produces MANLAEFLVETAQRQPERPALRLGEQVTGYAELDERSARAAALLRAEGVRPGDRVALMLPNVPEFVVLYYGALRAGAVVVPLNPLLKTRETEFHLNDSGAVLLCEWHRAPGEGAQGAAAAGVRHLAVEPADFAGRLAGHEPAPGVAETDDADVAVLLYTSGTTGRPKGAALTHGGLRHNTRVNKDSVQRMTPDDVVVGCLPLFHIFGQICTMSVAVLSGASLTLIPRFDPQAVLDAIARDRATVFEGVPTMYAALLQHPSDADVSTLRMCISGGASLPVEVLHGFERRFGCAVLEGFGMSETSPVVTFNHPDRPRKAGSIGTPIQDVEVRLLDDRGRDVALGEVGEMAVRGPNVMKGYWNLPEETAAAVPDGWLRTGDLARQDEDGYFYVVDRKKDMIIRGGYNVYPREIEEVLHEHPAVALAAVVPVAHARLGEEIGAAVVLRPGATATPGELREFVRDRVAAYKYPREVWITDALPTGPSGKILKREITAPAG; encoded by the coding sequence ATGGCCAACCTGGCAGAGTTCCTGGTGGAGACGGCGCAGCGGCAGCCGGAGCGGCCCGCCCTGCGCCTCGGTGAGCAGGTCACCGGCTACGCGGAGCTGGACGAGCGCAGCGCCCGTGCCGCCGCGCTGCTGCGCGCCGAGGGCGTACGGCCGGGGGACCGGGTCGCCCTGATGCTGCCCAACGTTCCGGAGTTCGTCGTCCTGTACTACGGCGCGCTGCGCGCCGGGGCGGTCGTCGTCCCCTTGAACCCGCTGCTGAAGACGCGCGAGACCGAGTTCCACCTGAACGACTCCGGAGCGGTGCTGCTGTGTGAATGGCACCGGGCGCCGGGCGAGGGCGCTCAGGGCGCGGCCGCCGCCGGGGTCCGGCACCTGGCCGTCGAACCCGCGGACTTCGCCGGCCGGCTGGCCGGTCACGAGCCGGCGCCCGGGGTGGCGGAGACGGACGACGCCGACGTGGCCGTGCTGCTGTACACCTCCGGGACCACCGGCCGCCCCAAGGGCGCCGCCCTCACCCATGGCGGACTGCGCCACAACACCCGGGTCAACAAGGACTCCGTGCAGCGGATGACCCCGGACGACGTGGTGGTCGGCTGCCTGCCGCTGTTCCACATCTTCGGGCAGATCTGCACCATGAGCGTGGCCGTCCTCAGCGGCGCCTCGCTCACCCTGATCCCCCGCTTCGACCCGCAGGCCGTCCTGGACGCCATCGCCCGCGACCGCGCCACGGTCTTCGAGGGCGTCCCGACCATGTACGCGGCGCTGCTCCAGCACCCCTCGGACGCGGACGTCTCCACGCTGCGGATGTGCATCTCCGGAGGGGCATCGCTGCCGGTGGAGGTTCTGCACGGCTTCGAGCGGCGCTTCGGCTGCGCGGTGCTGGAGGGCTTCGGCATGTCCGAGACCAGCCCGGTCGTCACCTTCAACCACCCCGACCGGCCCCGCAAGGCGGGCTCCATCGGCACCCCGATCCAGGACGTGGAGGTGCGGCTCCTGGACGACCGGGGCCGGGACGTGGCGCTCGGCGAGGTCGGCGAGATGGCGGTCCGCGGACCCAACGTGATGAAGGGGTACTGGAACCTCCCGGAGGAGACGGCGGCCGCCGTCCCCGACGGCTGGCTGCGCACCGGAGACCTGGCCCGGCAGGACGAGGACGGCTACTTCTACGTCGTCGACCGCAAGAAGGACATGATCATCCGCGGCGGCTACAACGTCTACCCGCGCGAGATCGAGGAGGTGCTCCACGAGCACCCCGCCGTCGCGCTGGCCGCCGTGGTGCCCGTGGCACACGCCCGTCTCGGCGAGGAGATCGGGGCCGCGGTGGTGCTGCGCCCGGGCGCGACGGCCACCCCCGGTGAACTGCGGGAGTTCGTCAGGGACCGGGTGGCCGCGTACAAGTACCCGCGCGAGGTGTGGATCACGGACGCGCTGCCGACCGGCCCCAGCGGCAAGATTCTCAAGAGGGAGATCACCGCACCGGCGGGGTGA